In Rubripirellula tenax, the following are encoded in one genomic region:
- a CDS encoding tetratricopeptide repeat protein yields the protein MEVQHYLTCLWPGMPELWWRGRLSALPLAVGFAIALNAVLVTRYIFPEWLSGGLVSMAFWIGVLVWGFYVAKSVRELPGIVAPRKVSDEPDRFAEAHQAFLRGDYSEAESLLNQVLAIEARDPPALLLLSGVYRHTDRFESAELLLAEIRRLEVSDRWFLEIQAEASRLKRALERKEKPKEDSSDSAADLTDTANVAA from the coding sequence ATGGAAGTGCAGCATTACTTGACGTGCTTGTGGCCGGGGATGCCGGAACTGTGGTGGCGAGGCCGATTATCGGCGTTGCCGCTGGCGGTCGGGTTCGCGATTGCGCTGAACGCTGTTTTGGTAACGCGGTACATCTTTCCCGAGTGGTTGTCGGGCGGATTGGTATCGATGGCATTCTGGATCGGCGTGTTGGTGTGGGGCTTCTACGTCGCGAAAAGCGTTCGCGAACTGCCGGGCATCGTGGCTCCGCGAAAAGTCAGCGACGAGCCCGATCGATTCGCCGAAGCCCACCAAGCGTTCTTGCGAGGCGACTATTCCGAAGCCGAATCGCTGCTCAATCAAGTGCTAGCAATTGAAGCCCGCGACCCACCGGCGTTGCTTTTGCTGTCGGGGGTTTATCGTCACACCGATCGTTTCGAATCGGCGGAACTGCTGCTTGCCGAGATTCGCCGTTTGGAAGTGTCCGACCGCTGGTTTTTGGAAATTCAGGCAGAAGCATCCAGGCTGAAGCGGGCGTTGGAGCGAAAAGAAAAACCGAAAGAAGATTCTTCTGATTCTGCTGCCGATCTGACAGACACGGCAAACGTTGCCGCTTAG
- a CDS encoding ATP-dependent Clp protease ATP-binding subunit, which yields MYERFTDRARKVMQLANQEAQRFNHEYIGTEHILLGLVKEGSGVAANVLKNLEVDLRKIRLEVEKLVQSGPEMVTVGKLPQTPRAKKVIEYSMEEARNLNHSYVGTEHILLGLLREQEGVAAQVLMNLGLKLEDVREEVLNLLGHGLEGAEVGERGGRTGDGGESSGSSSKSSKSKTPALDSFGRDLTELAKKGELDPVIGREREIERAIQILCRRTKNNPVLLGEAGVGKTAIVEGFAQKVIEGEVPEILADKRIVVLDLAMMVAGTKYRGQFEERIKAVMTEVRRVKNTILFIDELHTLVGAGGAEGAIDAANVLKPALARGEIQCIGATTLDEYRKYIEKDNALARRFQEIIVEPTGKVETIAILKGLRGRYEEHHRVQFTDDAVVAAVEMSERYITARCLPDKAIDVIDEAGARVRLRTMTRPPDLKEIDEEVEKLNKEKEDAVANQDFEKAANLRDQAEKLRKKKDQITAEWREKSQQTDGVVDEEIIAEVVSKMTGIPLTRLSTEDSMRLMKMEEELHKRVVSQDAAVTAISKAVRRSRSGLKDPKRPTGSFIFAGPTGVGKTLLAKALAEYMFGDADALVHIDMSEYMEKHNVSRLIGAPPGFVGYEEGGQLTEKIRRRPYAVVLFDEIEKAHPDVFNMLLQVMEEGRLTDSFGRNIDFRNTILIMTTNAGAEAIKNESSFGFQKPDEDASYDSMKSRVMDQIERVFRPEFLNRLDDTIIFRHLTKQDLKGVIDFELSKVRERLMDRGFNLELTDASKELLIKKGSNLDYGARPLRRAIEQFIEDPLSEELLRGAFEGKDTIIVSGIIENEAGDKISENDVTTDEKTGKLIDADGKKCKVVRLDFAGEARGLPEPGEAVSAGAGGEGDSAGKS from the coding sequence ATGTACGAACGATTTACTGACCGTGCTCGCAAGGTCATGCAGTTGGCCAATCAAGAGGCCCAGCGTTTCAACCACGAGTACATCGGCACCGAACACATCCTGCTCGGGTTGGTGAAGGAAGGCAGTGGCGTCGCCGCCAACGTGCTGAAGAACCTGGAAGTCGATCTAAGAAAGATCCGGCTCGAAGTCGAAAAACTTGTCCAAAGCGGCCCCGAGATGGTGACCGTTGGCAAGCTTCCGCAAACCCCGCGTGCCAAGAAAGTCATCGAGTACTCGATGGAAGAGGCCCGGAATCTCAATCACAGCTACGTCGGCACCGAGCACATCCTGCTGGGTTTGTTGCGTGAACAAGAAGGCGTCGCGGCCCAGGTTCTGATGAACCTGGGGCTGAAACTGGAAGACGTTCGCGAAGAAGTCTTGAACCTGCTCGGTCATGGGCTCGAAGGCGCCGAAGTCGGCGAACGTGGCGGACGCACCGGTGACGGTGGCGAAAGCAGCGGATCATCGTCCAAGAGCAGCAAGAGCAAGACGCCGGCACTCGATTCGTTCGGCCGCGACTTGACCGAACTGGCCAAGAAGGGCGAACTGGATCCGGTCATCGGTCGCGAACGAGAAATCGAACGAGCGATTCAGATCCTTTGCCGTCGTACCAAGAACAACCCGGTTCTGCTGGGCGAAGCCGGTGTCGGTAAAACTGCCATCGTCGAAGGCTTCGCTCAAAAGGTCATCGAAGGCGAAGTGCCCGAAATTTTGGCCGACAAGCGCATCGTCGTCCTTGACTTGGCGATGATGGTCGCCGGCACCAAGTACCGCGGTCAATTCGAAGAACGCATCAAAGCCGTCATGACGGAAGTTCGCCGCGTCAAAAACACGATTCTGTTCATCGACGAACTTCACACCCTGGTCGGTGCCGGTGGAGCCGAAGGTGCCATCGACGCGGCCAACGTGCTAAAGCCGGCGCTGGCCCGTGGCGAGATCCAGTGCATCGGTGCAACGACCCTGGACGAGTACCGCAAGTACATCGAAAAGGACAACGCGCTGGCCCGTCGTTTCCAAGAGATCATCGTCGAACCGACCGGCAAGGTCGAAACGATCGCGATCTTGAAGGGCCTGCGTGGTCGTTACGAAGAACACCACCGCGTCCAATTCACCGACGATGCCGTTGTCGCAGCGGTCGAAATGAGCGAGCGATACATTACCGCACGCTGCTTGCCGGACAAAGCGATCGACGTGATCGACGAAGCCGGTGCTCGGGTGCGATTGCGCACCATGACGCGTCCACCAGATTTGAAGGAAATCGACGAAGAAGTCGAAAAGCTGAACAAGGAAAAAGAAGACGCGGTCGCCAACCAAGACTTCGAAAAAGCCGCTAACCTCCGTGATCAGGCCGAAAAACTTCGCAAGAAGAAAGACCAGATCACCGCCGAATGGCGTGAAAAGAGTCAGCAAACCGATGGCGTCGTCGACGAAGAAATCATCGCCGAGGTGGTCAGCAAGATGACCGGCATTCCGTTGACTCGATTGTCGACGGAAGACTCAATGCGTTTGATGAAGATGGAAGAAGAACTTCACAAACGAGTCGTCAGCCAAGATGCCGCCGTCACCGCGATCAGCAAGGCGGTTCGCCGAAGTCGCAGCGGATTGAAGGATCCCAAGCGGCCCACGGGCTCGTTCATTTTCGCTGGTCCCACCGGTGTCGGTAAAACGTTGCTTGCCAAAGCGCTTGCCGAATACATGTTCGGTGACGCCGACGCGTTGGTGCACATCGACATGTCGGAGTACATGGAAAAGCACAACGTCAGCCGCTTGATCGGGGCGCCTCCTGGATTTGTCGGTTACGAAGAAGGCGGTCAGTTGACCGAGAAGATTCGTCGCCGTCCGTACGCCGTGGTGCTGTTCGACGAGATCGAAAAGGCTCACCCGGACGTCTTCAACATGCTGTTGCAAGTGATGGAAGAAGGCCGTTTGACCGATTCATTCGGACGCAATATCGACTTCCGTAACACGATCTTGATCATGACCACCAACGCCGGTGCCGAAGCGATCAAGAACGAGTCGTCGTTTGGTTTCCAAAAACCAGACGAAGACGCCAGCTACGATTCGATGAAGTCGCGAGTGATGGATCAAATCGAACGTGTTTTCCGACCGGAATTCTTGAACCGTTTGGATGACACGATCATCTTCCGTCACTTGACCAAGCAAGACCTCAAGGGTGTCATCGACTTCGAATTGTCAAAGGTTCGCGAACGCTTGATGGATCGCGGATTCAACTTGGAATTGACCGACGCGTCGAAAGAATTGCTGATCAAAAAGGGCAGCAACCTGGATTACGGTGCTCGTCCGCTACGTCGTGCGATCGAACAGTTCATCGAAGACCCACTCAGCGAAGAATTGCTGCGTGGTGCATTCGAAGGCAAGGACACGATCATCGTCAGCGGCATCATCGAGAACGAAGCCGGTGACAAGATCAGCGAGAACGACGTCACCACCGACGAGAAGACCGGCAAGCTGATCGATGCCGACGGTAAGAAGTGCAAAGTCGTTCGACTCGACTTCGCCGGCGAAGCTCGCGGTCTACCCGAACCAGGCGAAGCCGTTTCGGCCGGCGCCGGTGGCGAAGGCGATTCGGCAGGCAAGTCTTAA
- the msrA gene encoding peptide-methionine (S)-S-oxide reductase MsrA yields MASSCPASSRPAIVLGLACLFGFPLFSAATEPESLTGDSSRSEPSVATATFAGGCFWCMEPPFDDMPGVISTTSGYTDGRTKNPTYESVKTGRTGHIESMQVKYDPAKVTYKQLLTLFWHNVDPIKANGQFCDEGGQYRTAIFYENDDQKKLAEESKEIIAKALKARVRTEITQATTFYPAEDYHQDYYIKNPKKYKFYRWTCGRDARLNEIWGDKARKP; encoded by the coding sequence ATGGCATCTTCCTGCCCCGCATCTTCCCGCCCCGCGATCGTGCTTGGCCTTGCCTGCTTGTTCGGATTTCCGCTGTTCTCCGCGGCGACCGAGCCGGAGTCACTCACCGGTGATTCCTCGAGATCGGAACCATCCGTTGCCACGGCGACGTTCGCAGGTGGGTGTTTTTGGTGCATGGAACCGCCGTTTGACGACATGCCGGGCGTGATCTCGACGACGTCGGGATACACAGACGGACGGACCAAGAATCCGACCTACGAATCGGTCAAAACAGGGCGCACCGGCCACATTGAATCGATGCAGGTCAAGTACGACCCTGCGAAAGTGACCTACAAACAATTGCTTACGCTTTTCTGGCACAACGTCGATCCGATCAAGGCGAACGGACAGTTTTGCGACGAGGGTGGCCAATACCGGACGGCCATTTTCTACGAAAACGATGACCAAAAAAAGCTCGCCGAGGAAAGCAAAGAGATCATCGCCAAGGCGTTGAAAGCGCGAGTTCGGACGGAGATCACGCAAGCGACGACGTTCTATCCCGCCGAAGATTATCACCAGGACTATTACATCAAGAATCCGAAGAAGTACAAATTTTATCGCTGGACCTGTGGTCGTGACGCGCGGCTGAACGAGATCTGGGGTGACAAAGCACGCAAGCCTTGA
- a CDS encoding alpha/beta hydrolase, whose translation MPTAIRTHIAPLDCIVIDGGPSPTIPVVICHGYGASYDDLAPLAGEWISMLGDAAAKLRFVFPDAPNSLAAMGMPDARAWWPINMAGLAEAVQASRFDQLHKHTPPGIDDARNAVCQTIATVRAELGCDTDSPWVMGGFSQGAMLSMDVAVRGDIPAPSLLILFSGTLVCQPLWKSGLKRLGESQVFQSHGTVDPILPFTSAERLRDLIGSEKVPLKFHSFVGPHTIDGESVEITAQMLAKVAG comes from the coding sequence ATGCCGACAGCCATCCGAACTCACATTGCCCCGCTCGACTGCATCGTCATCGATGGCGGTCCTTCACCGACGATCCCCGTTGTGATCTGCCACGGTTACGGCGCGTCGTACGACGACTTGGCTCCGCTGGCGGGAGAGTGGATTTCCATGCTCGGCGATGCGGCGGCAAAGCTTCGGTTTGTATTCCCCGACGCGCCGAATTCGTTGGCGGCGATGGGCATGCCGGACGCTCGCGCGTGGTGGCCGATCAATATGGCCGGATTGGCCGAAGCGGTTCAAGCGTCTCGATTCGATCAACTTCATAAGCACACGCCACCTGGTATCGACGATGCTCGCAACGCTGTGTGCCAAACGATCGCAACCGTTCGCGCCGAACTCGGGTGCGACACGGACTCGCCGTGGGTGATGGGCGGTTTCTCTCAGGGCGCGATGTTGTCGATGGATGTTGCCGTTCGCGGCGACATTCCCGCACCATCGCTTTTGATCCTGTTTTCGGGAACGCTGGTTTGCCAACCGTTGTGGAAGTCGGGATTGAAGCGACTTGGTGAAAGCCAAGTCTTTCAGTCGCATGGAACCGTTGATCCCATCTTGCCGTTCACCAGCGCCGAACGGTTGCGAGACTTGATTGGTTCCGAAAAAGTGCCGCTGAAGTTTCATTCGTTCGTGGGCCCGCACACGATCGACGGCGAGTCGGTTGAAATCACGGCACAGATGCTGGCTAAGGTTGCCGGGTAG
- a CDS encoding DinB family protein: protein MNRIASRRPETLEFSESAESSVYQRGLADRVEGACALEALEKQLFWLCELASHLSTEQVDKIHLPYHWTIRQVFEHCADAERVFGYRMLRIAAGDPTPLPSWDENAYADSRFGLGTFTNLVNEVAMLRQSNLLLLRRIEPKAWDRSVKVNGNRMTVRAIAWVTAGHLHHHFEIVEARCGMTVQRAPAPNM, encoded by the coding sequence ATGAACCGAATTGCCAGTCGACGACCTGAAACGCTCGAGTTTTCTGAGTCCGCCGAATCGTCCGTCTATCAACGAGGATTGGCTGATCGAGTGGAAGGGGCTTGTGCACTTGAGGCCCTTGAAAAACAACTGTTTTGGCTTTGCGAACTCGCCAGCCATTTGAGCACCGAACAAGTCGACAAGATTCATTTGCCCTATCACTGGACGATTCGCCAAGTCTTTGAGCATTGCGCGGACGCCGAACGAGTGTTCGGATATCGAATGCTGCGTATCGCGGCGGGAGACCCAACGCCGTTGCCTTCGTGGGACGAAAACGCCTATGCCGACAGCCGATTTGGGCTGGGAACGTTCACCAATCTGGTCAACGAGGTTGCGATGTTACGTCAATCCAATCTGTTGCTGCTGCGGCGGATCGAACCCAAAGCCTGGGATCGAAGCGTGAAAGTCAACGGAAATCGAATGACGGTTCGAGCCATTGCTTGGGTCACGGCCGGTCACCTGCACCATCACTTCGAAATTGTCGAAGCCAGATGTGGGATGACCGTCCAACGTGCACCGGCACCTAACATGTAG
- a CDS encoding DUF1559 domain-containing protein, translated as MVRISLRSCGCANGSASRRSGFTLVELLVVIAIIGVLVGLLLPAVQAAREAARRMSCSNNFKQLGLALHNYHSAYKQLPRHHGGTWTDGNSPVDMNNRLDLSFLVGITPFMEQQAIWEQISNPNQSRVDGGLQTPPFPAMGAAPYHAQYSPWHTELPTLRCPSDPGVGLPAFGRTNYAACVGDSIERMDTGPTQITNGILVTPTPTAVAIESQAACRGVFVARRDMRFRDILDGLSNTIMCGEIATDLGDRDTRTLPAIENDTPTIRDEPDYCFHDGLVSPLRPRFWSDGTDGGTAPTLPGAFGGRGYRWAQAGTIWTSFNTILTPNREVCLGGAAGDGVNSPGVSTVSSRHQGGAHILMSDGAVKFVTDSIEAGNFDTPNVWSGGTGGAAPGNKSPYGLWGSLGTRGSKEVIEEEL; from the coding sequence ATGGTCCGTATTTCTCTGCGCAGTTGCGGCTGCGCCAATGGTTCCGCATCGCGTCGCTCTGGTTTCACTTTGGTTGAGTTGTTGGTGGTGATCGCCATCATCGGGGTCTTGGTTGGCCTTTTGCTGCCCGCCGTCCAAGCGGCCCGCGAGGCGGCTCGTCGAATGAGTTGCAGCAACAACTTCAAGCAACTCGGCTTGGCACTGCACAATTATCACTCGGCCTACAAGCAACTGCCGCGGCATCACGGTGGCACGTGGACCGACGGGAACAGCCCCGTCGATATGAACAATCGTTTGGACTTATCGTTCTTGGTCGGCATCACGCCGTTCATGGAACAGCAAGCGATTTGGGAACAGATCTCGAATCCGAATCAGTCTCGCGTCGACGGCGGATTGCAAACTCCGCCATTTCCTGCGATGGGTGCGGCTCCCTATCACGCTCAATACTCGCCGTGGCACACCGAGCTTCCCACGCTGCGTTGCCCGAGTGACCCCGGTGTCGGGCTGCCCGCATTTGGTCGAACTAACTACGCCGCCTGTGTCGGCGATTCGATCGAGCGGATGGACACCGGACCGACTCAAATCACGAACGGGATTCTAGTGACGCCGACGCCAACCGCGGTCGCGATCGAATCACAGGCTGCCTGTCGTGGTGTCTTTGTTGCGAGACGGGACATGAGGTTTCGCGACATCCTTGATGGATTGTCCAACACGATCATGTGCGGGGAAATCGCCACCGATCTTGGCGACCGCGACACTCGCACGTTGCCGGCGATCGAAAACGATACCCCGACGATTCGTGATGAACCGGACTACTGTTTCCATGATGGTTTGGTCAGCCCCCTGCGTCCGCGATTTTGGTCTGACGGCACGGACGGCGGTACCGCGCCGACGCTACCGGGTGCGTTTGGAGGCCGTGGTTATCGCTGGGCCCAGGCCGGAACGATCTGGACCAGTTTCAATACGATTTTGACACCGAACCGCGAAGTATGTCTCGGTGGAGCGGCCGGCGATGGAGTTAATTCGCCCGGCGTCTCAACCGTCAGCAGCCGTCACCAAGGCGGTGCGCATATCCTGATGTCCGACGGCGCGGTGAAGTTCGTTACCGATTCGATTGAAGCCGGTAACTTTGACACGCCAAACGTTTGGAGCGGAGGAACCGGCGGTGCCGCCCCGGGCAACAAGAGTCCCTACGGATTGTGGGGATCGCTAGGGACTCGCGGTTCAAAAGAAGTGATCGAAGAAGAGCTGTAG